TTCTAGGGTTTTCCTCCACTGTCTGGAAAGTCCTTCTCCCGACACCCTCAGGCTGTCCTCCGATCTCCACACAATCAGTGGTTCTCTGAGACGGACAGGCCTGGCTGTTGCTTTATCACGTGGCATCTCACTCCATCACCACGTTTCCTCAATAGCAGTTTCTCAGCCTcggtatgtattttatttttaactccatttgtttttggctgtgctgggtctttgttgctgctcggggtgcagggctcctctccagtcgcggggcacaggcttctcgctgcagtgaCCTGTCTTGTGGGGACCCCCGACTCTCGGGgctctgggcttcagtagtggcggCTCCCAGGCTCGGTGGTTGTGTCGCACGGCCTTAGTTGCTCCTGAGCCCTGGCATCTTCTCgggtcagggatggaacctgtgtcctctcATTGGCAGGCACAGCCTTTACCTCCGagccccccagggaagccctattatccACTTTCTTAACTACTACTTAACTGTGTCTGTGTTTTGAAGTCTTATTCATATTTCATCATATTAACTTCTTGTGTTGATTCTTTGATAATGGTTCTAATACCCCTGTTTCTGAAGAGACCCAGTCTTTATATTCTATATTGCTTCTTTGAATTAGTTGCCTCCATCTTGGGCCTGTAAGTTAACATCCTTTGAGATAgtaggaggcgacagaggatgagatggtttgatggcatcaccaaattaaTGGACACgaggttgagcaaactcctgggggatagtgaaggacagggaagcctggcgtgctgcagtccatggagttgcaaagtgaagaggctgtttgtgaccccatggactgtagccaaccaggttcctccgtccatgggattctccaggcaagaatacttcactgggttgccattcccttctcttggggaacttcccaaccgagggagcaaacccatgtctcttgcattggcaggcggattctttaccactgagcctcctgggaaaccaTGAGAGATTCTGAGAATGacccaagaaatgaaaacaaatgcacCCTGGAACTGAAGGTTAACTGTATTTacaacaatcaagatgacacaCATCAGACCAGTGATGACCACTTTTAAGATGGTTGTCAGAGCTGACTACACTGTTTCTGCctgtagccccctccctccatctatAAAAGCTGTCACTCATAAATTGtccggggtgggaggtggggggagtctGCCATTGGACAAACGTCTGCCCCACCTCCAcagttgttggagaaggaaatggcaacccagtccagtactcttgcctggaatgccatggacggaggaccctggtaggctacagtccacggggctgcaaagagttggacatgactgagtgactctctgATGCTTTCTGATGCTTTCTTCAGGATCCTCTCCATTTGTTGCTTCTCCTGCACCTTCTCAAAGGCCTCCTGGGCTGGGGTCCGCTTATCGAGGTGGCACCTCAGCTCCTCCTCCTGGTTCTTCCGGATTTTTCCCATCGTTTCCAGGAGTTTTGCCTTGTCtatgtcctttttcttcttccgCCACTAACCAAACTAGGTAAAACTTTCAGATACCTATGCTTTGACTCCTTCCAACTCTCCAGGTAAATGAGAAAAGTATTTGATAGACCAGGAAAATCAATCTTACTACCAAAaagtgcatgggcttccctggtggtaaagaatctgcctgcaatacgggagacctggctttgatacctgggttgggaagatcccttggagaagggaacagctaccgaCTCATcttctggcgtggagaattccatggactgtatatccacggggtcacaaagtgttggacatgactgaaagactttcactttacttctttcccagctgagccacaagggaagcccaagaatactggagtgagtagcgtatctcttctccagcagatcttcctgacccaggaattactacagcatctcctgcattgtaggtggattctttaccacctgagctatcagagaagtctACCAGAAAACCAATATGGAGGCCTCTTTAAtaaattgtgggtttttttccagtggagTGTCTGTGTGAAACTGGATCTGTGGATAAATTGGATTCTCTAAAATGAGGTCATATAAATGGCTTGAACCACCCTTGCACAATCGCTGTGCTGATGGGGTAACAAGCAGGGACCCTTGCCATTCCCCCCGGCCGTCTATAAATAAGATGTTTCAGCCCCAGACACATTCTGATAGCCAGTCACCGACATGAGGAGCCTGACGGCAAGAGGGCTCCTAGGAGGTAAGTGATGAGTGAGAACGTCTAAGGAGAAGGTATGGGAATCAATACAGAAGGAGGTGGTGGGTTTCAGAAGGCTGGGTTTTCTACTCACCTTGCATCAGCTCAAAGATCTTGTGAAAGCGGTGGATCTCCCTTAAACTCCATATTAACTACGGTTGACTGCTGAGCTCTCTGTGAGGAAGAGAACTTCCTCACAGACTTTAAACATGTAAATGGAACTTGGGAACTATAATGGAACACAGATCCTTCTCTTgcagaaaagacattttaaataagagGTCTTTCAGGTTCCCCCTGCGTGCCTCCATCTGATGTATAGGTTTATAAATCACCCTGATTTATAGGGTGTTGCCACCCTCCATGCTGTGGTGTGGTGTGCTGCATTTATTCCTCAAGGCTTTCTGATCCCTGGCCCCCTGGGCTAAGCAGAGATGTTCGTCTGTGTTCATTGCTGTTAACCCACACAGAGGGAACCTCTCGGATTTACACAGGAGAACGATATTGTCCCAATTTCCATTTGAGAAAACTGACCCCGCACTCTTGTCCATTTAGAAATCCGAATCCACAGATGGGCAGCATGGACGCCTACGAGCAGGTCCAAAAGGGACCCCTGAAGCTCAAAGGAGTCACAGAGCTTGGCGTGACCaagtggaagaagaaaaaggacacaGACAAGGCAAAACTCCTGGAAACGATGGGGAAAATCCAGAAGAACCAGGAGGAGGAGCTGAGGCGCCACCTCGACAAGCTGACCCCAGCCCAGGAGGCCTTTGAGAAGGTGCAGGAGATGCGACAAATGGAGAGGATCCTGAAGAAAGCATCCAAAACCCACAAGCAGAGAGTGGAGGACTTCAACAGGCACCTGGACACACTCACGGAGCACTATGACATTCCTAAAGTCAGCTGGACCAAGTAGCCGCCCCACCCAGGAGATGGAGTATTGTCCAGGGGAAGCAGGAAGCAGAGTTGGGGTCATCTCTGGAGCCTTTGGAAACAGCCTTTTATACACATCCTTTTGAGCCTTCTGCTGAGCCCGTGGTTATCAAAGTAATGGGCTCTTATTCTGGAACCGCATTAAAGAGAGACGGCCctttaaattacaaaaagaaaaaagcaacatccATGTCCAATAGTTCATTCAGCCTCCGGACCTGTGCGTTCACCAGGAGACCCACGTGGGCGAGAAGCCCTACAGCTGCGATCTCTGCCCCAAGAAGTTCCCCCACGACTCCACGCTGCACGCTCACCAGAGGACCCACACCCAAGAGAAGCCTTTCTGCTGTGAGCACTGTGAAAAAGCTTTCAACCACAGTGGGAAGCTCAGTGGTCCCACTCTGGGCTCGAGCTCAACATGTGCCCTGAGTGTCACCTGCCTTCTGCTCCCTGGGGTCTCTCACATCCCACCAGGAAACCCATTCCGAACCACTGGCCCAGGACCCTGCCTTCAGGTCCAAGTCGTTTCTGCTCGAAGAAGGAAATTCACAATGATTTGTCACTTCTGTAACACAAAGGGTGGATGACATGGGAAGAGCTTCGGAGGATATTGGGTCCAGGGGCTTCCATTTACATGAATGAGGAGGACATTTGAGTGATGGCTTATCGTTccctttggattttgttttctactttagtGTAGCCTGTTTCAAtcagtttttgctttcttttgttattcttttacTCAAAGCATGTCTCATTAGTTATCAGAACTTCATCATGAAACTGAGCCTACTGTTGACTGCTTTCCTGTTAGGTGGGACTTCATGTAAAACTACATGTTCCTGGCACAGAGGCCAGGCTCTGCCGtggaatttacatttaaataaacacatttttgtcaAAGAGTGTCTGGTATCTTCTAAGACTTTTCTACAGGGAATAGGTGATAGCCGTGGTTTTGCCTACATGGCTATTACTATGCTGAGGTAGATTGACTCACGCCATACTTGTTCGGGGATTTCTTCTCAAGGTGTTTTGAAAAAGGAAGGATTCCGAAAGTGATAGGTGTCATTGTTTTTTCCTATTGGTGTACAACTTCTACTCTTCAAAAAGCCTACTAGAAATCGGGTCTTCTCACACCTTAGCCCATCGGATGATTTTAGAAAAGCCTTTGAAGACTTATCTCACAAGAACAGAAAGAAGACAGGAGTCAAACCGATCTGGCTTCCACCATCATGTCTATGACTCCGTCAAACTCTCCAGGCAGTGAGACCAAAAATTCAAGAGATCATTAAAACCGGTCCGTTCACCCCAAAATGCAGTCCCCAAAGTCCAAAATCAATGAAATCCAAAAGGAAACCGAGGGATTTCCCTAGCGGCCCAGCGGGTGAGCCTCAGCGCTCCTCTGCAGGTGGCGTGGTTTCCTTCCGCGGCCTGGGAACTGAGCCCGCACCTGCCTCCCTGGTTGGCCAAAGatagaacaaaacaaatacacagaATCTGTCGCTAAATCACTATGGAGGCCTCTTTAGTAAATCATGGTTTGTTCTGAGAGAATTTCCATGGGCAATCGAATTCCTGTGATTAAGTAAAGAGGAATTATCTAGAATGGTTTGCCCCGCCCCCAACGAATCCATGCGCCGATTGCGTAACAGGCCGAGAGGTCCGGCATTTCTTCCAGCTCCATAGAGAGACGCTTCTCCGCCGGCCGAGTTTGAGAGCAAGTCCCCAACTGAGGAGGACCGAGGGGAGAAGGCTTCAAAGAGGTAATTGGTGGGAATTGTCTAAAGAGAACGCTAGAAAGTCAGGGCACGTGGAAGTGGGTTTCAGTAACTCTTGGCTTTCTGTTCACCTTGCATTCGCTCAGAGACCGTGTGAAATCCACCGATCTCCCTCCGGCCACACGTGAACTGTGGTTCATTTGTGGAACTCTTGAGTGAGATGAGATTGTTTCCACACTCCATGGTGTCGTCTGGTGTGGTTCATTTTTCCAACAAGGGCTTTTAAGCATTGACTTGTGGACAGGTTTGACCACACAGATTCTTGTACTATAAGATGGATGTCGGAGGAATAAGAGAATGGATTCTTGTCCCTGGTGTGAAATTCTGAGGGGAGAATAATGCCCAGTATTGGGACGAGGGATGGTAAGGtggatgaaaataaaactaattggctgcattcgtttttcttttttgcccccATATTTCTGAATACTGAATCTATTACTGAGGAAAAGCAAGAGGAAATTCCTTTCCTTCGGGGTCAGTTGTGCACCCACTTCCAGAAGCATTTGCCCAGAGTCCTACTGAAAAGCTCTACAGTCGGTATGGCTGAGAACCAGACAAGGGGTCGTGGCCCCTTCGCGGACATCCCCGGAGCAGGGTCTCCAGCGTCTGCGCCATGCCAAGACACCCGAAGGGAAAACCCCGACTCCGACCTTGAAAAGTTGCGTGTTTGCTTCCGAACATTTAGCAGCTCGGACGAATCTGACCCGATCAAGGCTCTGAGGAGGCTCCATGAACTCTGCAGTCTGTGGCTGAGGCCGGATCTTCACACCAAGGAGGAGATGGTGGACAGGCTGGTGCTGGAGCAGTTCGTGATGTGCATGCCACCGGACATCCAGGTCTTGGTCAAAAGTAGTGGTGCCGAGACTTGTAAGGATCTGGAGGAGGTgctgagaaagaagcagaaactgCAGAAATGGGTGAGTGGGACCCTAGTGACCCTGTGAGACAGGGAACGGTGGCATGAGGGGCTGCGAGCTGGGAGATGAAGCAGAAGGATCAGAGGGCTTGGCTCTAAATCAGTGATTCCCACAGGCGTGAGACCTTGGCCTGTGGCATCACTGGAGATGTTTCTTTGGTCCTCACTTTGAGCGTGTTGGTCTTTCAAATGTCATTCCCAAGAGGTGGGCTCCTAGAGTGGTATACACAATGAACACCTTTTTGGATTTTGTGAAGGGAGACTGATTCTATCTGAATTTTTCCTCACAGGCTGGTGTCCGTGTCCAAGGCGAGGATTTTTTGATGCCAGTCTCGGGTGTTGAGATGTTAGGATCTGAGGTCAGTGAGGGGCACGGTGAAGGAGACCGAGCCAGGGAGCCTCAGTCTACAGTCAGTGTGGTCCCTCCAGACGAGGGCCAGCCGGAATGGCAAGACGGGCAGCATCTGCCAGGAGCCAAGAACCTTTCGACGGGGCAGGTGAGTGTGATGTCCTGACCTCCAGTCTGGGCACAGGTAGAAGAGGGTCGGATGGGCGTGGCTGCAGAAGTAATTGGGAGAACTTGGCAAAGGACAGGAATGGACCCACTGCCTCCAGGAATTCCCATGGATGCATTCAATTCCCGGCCGTTTTCCGTCCAGTGTGAGAATGAAGACAGTCCATCTTTCACAGTCCTTCACCATGAAAGCTTGTGGCCTAAGGATGAGGGCAGAGGAGTCCTGTTTCCACGGGATGCTGCTGGGTCGGTTCATCAGGGGTAAATGAACTCACAGCTGTTTCACCCATGATGGATTTCGTCAGACGCACTAATATTGGGGGATATTGTAAACACCTTGAATTTATAACAAGTTCCCCGTTGGAGTCATTTTCCCCCTCAGATTTTGGAGTATGCCTGGAGACAGTGGATATTTTGGAAATGTGAATCGGGGGAGGAGATGCTACTGATTTCTCGTGAATAGAGCTACATAGTATAGAATAGAGCTATACAGTATAACAGCTATACTGCTTATCATCTTATTATGCCCCAGGCCACCTTCCATGACGAAGAGAAATCCAGGCAAGGTATCAACAAGTGGTGAAGTCAGGAGCCCTAGCCAGAATCCTCTGCTTTCAGATTCAGGGCCTGGAGAATGTGAGATGAGGTGGAGAGATATTTGCAAAGATAATTGGCAGTGCCAGCTGTGAAGTCTGGACTTTCGCCAGAGGTGGTTGGTATAGATCAAGGACAGACATGGGAATCAGAAGAGGATTGCCAATCAGGGTGATGGGAAGCAGTCAGGGCATATCCCCCAAACTGATATCCAGAAAGCTGGAGTGTGAGATCAGGGTACGAGGCGGGTGGGGAAAGAGGAGACAGAGCTTGCCGTGGGCTAAGGCAGTGGAATTGACTCTGCTTGGTTGCCCCTTGTCAGGGCCAGAAAGCTCTCCCGCTGGAGACCATTCCTGAAACAGGTGAACTGGAGTGTCAGACGCCCTCCAAGGAGAACTTGGAGAAGGACCTGCTGGAAGACACAGGAGTGACAAGAACCCTTTTGTCTCAAGAGCCTGAACTTCTGCAGAATCATGGTGAGTATTAAAAACTTGGAGACCACAGGAGGTAATGACTGCCTCAACTGATATCCAGGAAGGGGTACCCAGCATTCCCTTCCCTGGTGTTGTGGGGTAGGAGTTGGTTCTCCAATGCCAACCTTCTCCATCGTCAACATTCCAGAGTGTTTCATCAGCTAGACTCTTAGGTAGTTTGGTTGCTGGGAAGTCTGTAGCCAAGATTAGGGATGGTTCCAATGAGGCCGGCACCATGGAAAATGCTCCTTGATAAATATGGTGCTGAATGTCTTCTTTCAGCAGATTctgggagggcagagagagaggggagagtcCCCAGGAAGGAAGTGATACTTCAAATGTGGCTCTGAACCCTTTCCTCTTGTGTTCCAGAGGGAGATGTTTCGACTCCGAGTGGATCCAGACGAGGTCCTCTGAAGAATCACAGACATGTCAAAAGGAAGCAGGACAGCACTCCCACTTGCCAAGATGTGGGTCAAGAATCAGCCACGTGTTTGGACCAAGGAGAGTTCTCAGGACAGCTTGGGTCCCATTCCGTTGGTGCATTTGGCAGCATGGGACCCACCAGTCATTCTGAGGGAGCAGGAACCCCGGGACGGGCACGCTCTGAATGCAAGGTGTGCAAAAAGAGCTTTCCTTATCAATATCAGCTTACTGTGcaccagaggacacacacaggagagaggCCCTTTCAATGCGACATCTGTGCCAAAGGGTTCATACAGCCTTCAGACCTGCGGGTTCACCAGCGGATCCACACTGGTGAGAAGCCCTACAGCTGTGATATCTGCCTCAAGAAGTTCACCCACAACTCCACGATGCATGCTCACAAAGTGACCCATTCCCAGGAGAAGCCTTTCCGCTGTGAGCACTGTGACAGAGCCTTCGCCTACCGAGCGAACCTCACTGTTCACCGACGCACCCACTCTGGCCTCAAGCCCTACGTGTGCCCCGAGTGTCACAGGGCCTTCAGTCAGCTGGGGTCTTTCAAACGCCACCGGAAAATCCATTCCAGATGACTGGCTCAGGACCCTGCTCTCAGGTCCAGGTCTTTTGTGTTCtaatgagaaaattgagaatgATTTGTCACCTGTGTGATACAAAGTGTGGATGACAGGGGAGGGGCTTAGGAGGATCGTGGAACCCAGTGGGATTCCATTCGCGTGAATTAGGATACTTGAGTGTTGACTTACTTTTCCCGttggattttgttttctactttgctatagactatagttttctttttcatttgtttattttcaattggaggataattgccttatgGTGTTAGACTCTGGTTTTCTTACATGTTTTCGCTTTGTGTTGTTCTTGTTCTTCCAATGAAGCTGTGTCTCACTGGTTCTCAGTACCTCATCATCAGAGTGAGGCTACTGCTGATTGCCTTCTTGTCAGGAGTGATACCTTGTAAAATAGGATGCTCCTAGCAGGACAGCTAGATTAAATACAGGATCACGAGTGAAATTTAagtttcaaataaacaaacacgTTTCTATCAAAGACCTGTGTGTTTTCTCTTCTAAGACTTTGCTAACTGCCGCTAAGTCattccagtcgtgtctgacattgtgggaccccatagatggcagcccaccaggctcccctgtccctggggttctccaggcaagaacactgcagtgggttgccatttccttctccaatgcatgaaagggaaatgtgaaagtgaagtcgctcagtcgtgtccgactcatagcgaccgcatggactgtaacccaccaggctcctccatccatgggattttcctggcaagagcgctggagtggggCAGCAttgctttctcctctttttccctaCTGGTGTACAACTTCTGGTTTCTGTGATGCCTCTCCTAAATGGTTTCTTACAGTAGATCTCATCAGCTGATTTTAGACAAAAGTCTTTGATATCTTATTTCATGAGAAAGAAACAAGATTAGGAAACCCAATTTGATTACAACCATTGGATTACAATTATTGGACTGCCTCACAGTCtccaagcagagagaaaaaattcATCAGATCAGGAAAATCAATCTGTTTCACCAGGAAATGACATCCACaaagtataaagtaaataaaatacattagagAAAGTTTACGGCCAAACCAATATGGTGGCCTCTTTAATAGTTCTTCCTGTTGGAGTCTCCACAGGATATGGAATCTACCCAGATTATCCAAAGTGGTTCCTTCCATGCCCTTTATCCAATCACTGGGATGATGAGGTTATGGCCGGAAACCCCTGGAGTTTCACCCAAGTCTCTATAAATACAGACATTTCAGCTCCAGACACACTTTGAGAGCCAGTGCCTGACCTGAGGAGGCTGAAGGCAAGAAACCTGGAAGGGGTAAGCGATGAGTGGGCACGTCCAAGGAGGATGCCTAGAAATCAGGACACACGGGTGGGTTTCAGAAAGGTCTCGCTTTCTGTTCATCCTACATTAGCTGGGAGACCTTGTGACAGGAGATCTTCCTCTAACCCCACGTTAACAACTGTTAATCCAGCTCTTCTGCAAGGGGAGAAGAATGTTTCCACACATGTTGCTGTGAGGTGGCTGGTTTTCTTCAAGGGTTTCTGAGCGGCATCCTATGGCCatttaaaaactacatatatatttattattagttttaagttttttaattcattcattttggctgggctgggtcttctttgctgtgagggctttctctagtcgtagCTAGAGGGGACTACTGTCTAGCTGAGGGGTATGGgctttcattgcagtggcttctcccatggcagagctgggagtctAGAgctcaggttcagtagttgccCCTCTCAAGCTCAAGAgttctggtgcacaggcttagagGCAGGCGGGGTCTTCCCATatgaggaatcaaacccacgtcccctgcattggcagcagattcttagccactggaccaccaaggaagccctatggtCATTTCTGACCAGGCAGTTTCATGAAATATTGAATGAGTCGGGCAATGGTGTCCAATATTGGGATGTAGGGGAGACAGAAgggtggaaaaaaatgaaacccatttgtttctttctttctttttttttttgtctccctaGACTTCTAACCAGTGACTTTAATGCtgaggaaaagcagaggaaatcCATTTCCATAGGTGTCAACTAGGCACCCACTTCTAGAAGCATTTCCTCAGAGTCCTACTGGAAATTTGCTCCATCAATAGGGCTGAGGACCAGACAGTTTTTCAGGCTTGTGGACACATCACAGACAGCCCTGGGGCAGAGTCACCGGCATCCGTGCCACCCCAAGACACACTCATGGAAAACTCAGACTGTGACCAGGAAACCTGGCACGTCCGGTTCAGAACATTTAGCAGCTCAGAGGAATGGGACCCTGTCGAGGATCTGAGGAGACTCCGTGAACTCTGCCATCTGTGGCTGAGGCCGGATCTTCACACCAAGGAGCAGATGATGGACAGGCTGGTGCTGGAGCAGTTCATGATCTGCATGCCCCTGGAGTGCCAGGTTTTCCTCAAAGAAAGTGGGGTGTGGAGTTGCAAAGCCCTGGAGGACGTGCTGAGAAATAAGCAGAAACCCAGGACCTGGATGAGTAGGACCTTAGTGATGGGTGTGGGACAAGGAGACACGTGCAAGCTGCAGGGATCACAAGATAGGACCTGCGGGTTTGGCTTTGTATCAGTGGTTCCCAAACAGGTGAGAGAAGTTCACAGTTGGGCAATTTGGGACATCCTTTTGGCTGTCTCACTCGAAGGACGTAGATCTTTTACACCAAACGGGAGCTTCTATTGTCAATGCCATTGGATGCCTGAAAGCTACATTCCAGGTCTTATACAGACTGATCTTGATTGATTTCTCGCCTCACAGACCATAGTCTGCATACAAGGGCAGAAATATCTTGTGCGTGATCCCAATATTGAGATGGTTGAAGCCAAGGCTGGTGACATGGACGATGAGAGAGACACGTGTGGGGAGCCCCAACCCCCTGTGAGGGTCATACCTCCAGAGAATGGCCAGGAAGGAAGCCAAGAGCTGCAGAATCCGCCAGGAGCCACAAACCTATCTGGGGAGCAGGAGAGAGCGTGTAAGCAGGTAGAAGAGAGTCAGGTGGGTGTGGCTGCTGGAGTAATGGGGAGATTTGGCAAAGGACAAGAATGGACCCATTGCTTCCAGGAATTCCCGTGGATACATTCAGTTCCTAGGCATTTTTTTCTAATCACTGTGAGAATGAAGATAATCCATCTCTGTCCCTCTGCTATGCAAGCTTCTAGTCTTaggagtggggagaagggaatCCTGTCTTCCTGATATGATGCTAGGTTCAATCTGCTGCAGGTAAATGCACTGACAGGTGATTTACCCAAGGCCACTTTGCCCAAGGGCACATCATATTTCAGAATATGATCATTCCTTGCAACTGCAGGAGTGACTCTAAAGTGGACTCAAAATGCCCCCCAGtggactttgggcttccctggtggctcagatggtgaagaatctgctgacaatgcaggagacctgggttcgatccctgggtcaggaagatcccctatagaagggaatggctacactctaatgttcttgcctggagaatcccatgaacagaggaacctggcagctatagtccatgggtttgcagagagtcagactaaCAGTTTCCCTTTCATACACTGAAGAATGAGTGGAAGACAGTTGATTTGTTCAAATAAGGTTGGGTATAGGCAGGGGATGCTCTTGACTTGCATGGAGTagagaccaagaatactggacatcATCTTCCTATGTACCGGGTAACCACCGTCGCAAAGATGCATCCAGGCAAATCTCCAACAATGATGGAGTCAAGAGAGCTGGACCTAGAGTTCTTTACTTCCAGAGTCAAGGGCAGGCAGGAGTGGAGAGACCTATGCATAGAGAAGTCAGAGTGCCAACTGTGATGTCCTGATTTGATTGCAAGATACAGTCTGTATAGATCCAGGACAGCCTTGAGTATCAGGAGATGATTATCAATCAGGGTGATGGGGTGGACCAGAAGAAGTCAGGGCATATCACCTAAAATGACATAAGTTGGAGTCTTAGATCAAGATACGAGGCCGTGGGGAAACAGGAAACAGTTTTCCATGGACTAAGGTAAATGGCTTTGACTCTGCTTGTTTGTCCCTTGTCAGGACCAGAGAGCTCTCCAGCCAGTGACTGTTTCTGAAACAGGTGAGCTGGAGCGTTGACGCCCAGGGGGAAGTTGGAGAAGGACCTGCTGGAAGACAGAAGAGAGACAAAAACCCTTCAATCTCAAGAACCTGAACTTCTGAAGTGTCCTGGTGAGTATTCAAAACCGTGGAATTCAGCCGAGTTAGTGACTCCCTCCCATGGTGGCATGGGGCTGGGTAGCCAGCATCACCATCCTTGATGGGTGGGTGGAGATCATTGTCCAGTGCCAACCTTCTCCATCATCAACGTTCCAGTGTCCCACAGTCCAGGCTCTTAGCTTGGTTGCTTGATGGGAACTTCTCAGCCAACATCAGGTTTCCAGTGAGGCCAGCAGCACAGAAAATGCTCCTTGTTAAATGTGGTGCTGAATTTCTTTCAGTGAATTCTGGGAGCATAGAGAGACAGAAGAATCCTCAAGAAGaaactgatatttaaaatgtgaCTCTGAACCCTTTCTTCCTGTGTTCCAGAGGGAGACGTTTCCACCACAAGTGGATCCAGACGATGTCCTCTAAAGAATCGCATACATGTC
The nucleotide sequence above comes from Bos indicus x Bos taurus breed Angus x Brahman F1 hybrid chromosome 18, Bos_hybrid_MaternalHap_v2.0, whole genome shotgun sequence. Encoded proteins:
- the LOC113875548 gene encoding zinc finger and SCAN domain-containing protein 5B-like — protein: MAENQTRGRGPFADIPGAGSPASAPCQDTRRENPDSDLEKLRVCFRTFSSSDESDPIKALRRLHELCSLWLRPDLHTKEEMVDRLVLEQFVMCMPPDIQVLVKSSGAETCKDLEEVLRKKQKLQKWAGVRVQGEDFLMPVSGVEMLGSEVSEGHGEGDRAREPQSTVSVVPPDEGQPEWQDGQHLPGAKNLSTGQGQKALPLETIPETGELECQTPSKENLEKDLLEDTGVTRTLLSQEPELLQNHEGDVSTPSGSRRGPLKNHRHVKRKQDSTPTCQDVGQESATCLDQGEFSGQLGSHSVGAFGSMGPTSHSEGAGTPGRARSECKVCKKSFPYQYQLTVHQRTHTGERPFQCDICAKGFIQPSDLRVHQRIHTGEKPYSCDICLKKFTHNSTMHAHKVTHSQEKPFRCEHCDRAFAYRANLTVHRRTHSGLKPYVCPECHRAFSQLGSFKRHRKIHSR